Within the Rhizobium grahamii genome, the region TGACCCTTCGGTCAACTTCGAGCTCGAGTTCGACGTGCCGCTGGCGGATGGCGAGGAGCTCCCCGCCGGTGAGATCACCGCCTATCCGGTCGCCGCCGAAAAGACCGAGGACGCTTCCGCAAAGCCCGCGGAGGGCGAGGAAAAGAAGCAGGGCTCCGTCGTCTCGCTCGACGCTTTCCGCAAGAAGCAGTAGAAATTTCAAGGGAAGCATCAGCTTCCCTTTTTCGTCGGAGGCAAGCGTGAGCGCCGAAATCATCAATCTCCGCCAGTTCCGAAAAAAGCAGGCCCGCTCCGAGAAAGAGAAGCAGGCCGAGCAGAATCGCATTTCCTTCGGGCGCTCGAAAACCGAGAAGCAGCTCACAACGGCGCTGAACG harbors:
- a CDS encoding DUF4169 family protein, yielding MSAEIINLRQFRKKQARSEKEKQAEQNRISFGRSKTEKQLTTALNEKADRAHREGHIEKSGDKE